One Perca flavescens isolate YP-PL-M2 chromosome 5, PFLA_1.0, whole genome shotgun sequence genomic window, TTGCAATGGAGTATTTTTAGATACTGTGTattattggtacttttacttcaaTAATAGGCATAGGCCTACTTCTTCCACTGCAGGTAGAGCGtcctatttaaaaataaataaataaaagcaccaTAGCCTAAATACATTATCGTATTGAGCTGCAGTGAAAGGATAGTAACACAAAGAGGGAATGCCATACTAAAAAGACTAATATTAGTTTTTGCTAAACTTTGAATAaaggactgtggattttgtcccccaTCACAATATTGACATTGCTGGGATCTTTTCCTCAGCAGGCCTATATGGACAGGAGAAACAATTAGAGCGAACAAAATGTAGCCTAGGCTACACAAATATGGATTTAAAACTGACTTTTACAATGACATCCTCTCCTTTAAGACTGATACCTAAAGCCCAAAACACATTTGTCAGCTTTATATTTTGAAGGATGTGACCGGACGTTGGGAGTTTTATTATTGCAAACTTGACAGTGGTGTCTCGTACCTATCTGTGTGCGGCGGTGCAGCGCGAGCAGCTCAGCTGTTTAAACCTCCGATGAGTTCAGACAGAttcaaactttgaaataaaaaaaactttttctttgttgtttaaaaaaaaaaaaaaattgtttcagaGAGAAGTTGAGCTTTTCTTTAACTTTTCCCGAGTTCTTCCGAGTTCTTCCGAGTTTCCCTGGGTTTTCGTGCTACTTTCCCCGGTGTTTGGGTCGGCGAGGAATGTGAGTGTCGGGTTTTTAATTTAACTACGGTTCTGGTTCTGGATTGTTCTGTCGTGTTGAACCGGATAAAGTAGTCTAGGCTATACCGGACCGGGCCGAGCCGGCATCACCCGTCCAGTGACGGTGTTTGGAGCCAAACGGAACCCACAGACCGGGTTAAAATGCCGGGGATGAGAGGACTAGTTCTCCTTCTCTACCTCCACACATGCCGGGCCTTCCCCAACAAGCTGCCAGACCTCAGCACCGAGACGCCTGGCCAGTTCACCGACCCGCTGCTGGACTACGAGCGGCTGGATGAGGAGCTGGGAGGTGGTGGGGGGCGGAACGGGACCGGCGGGGCTGCGGGCTGCGGGCTGTGTGAGCCGGACCTGTGCCCAGAGACCCGGGGCTGCAGGTCCGGCCTGGTGCAGGACTCCTGCGGCTGCTGCAAGGAGTGCGGAAACCTGGAGGGTCAAGCCTGCGACCCGGGGGACCGTAGCGTTTTTTACGGGCTCTGCGGGACCGGGCTGCGGTGCCAGGCGGACCCGCTGCCCgcaggaggaggcggaggagaggaggaggatgatgtggaggaggtgtgtgtgtgcgaggaGCAGGAGGCGGTGTGTGGCACTGATGGAGTAACATACATGAACCTGTGTCAGTTCAGAGAGGCTGCTTTCTCCAAACCAGGGCTCAAGACCAGAGGGAGGGGCCCCTGCAAAACCGGTAggacacctgtctgtctgtctgtcggtctgtctgtctgtttccctGAGGTGCTGACCATATCCaatttacacattttaaaaatcctACTTCAGTTAAGCCTAGGCTAGGCTACaacaaataaaagtcctgcattcgcAATGTAACTTAGTTACTTAGCCTAGGCCTACTTAGTCTGAgtaaaagtaggcctacctcAATATTGTAGAGAAACCAAACAAAAGTGTCCAGCTGTGACAGTCATTTACTTTGTCTGCTCTTCCTGCTGCCAATGCTTCACTCTGTCTGTTCATTCATATTAGATTTGTCAATAGCCAAGTTCAACACCAGAAAAGAAACAAACTTCTCAAATCACAAAAGTAACGGGTGGAAAATGTTCTTTATCTCAAGAAGGAAACCTGCCTCTTAGCTCAGAGACCAGTGTTAGCATCTGTGATCTGATGGAGGGGACCAGGTCTGACTGGGACCCCCCCTGCTCAGACTCTGAGCTCCACCCGTCTCTGTGCTCTGTTCTAACAAACAGCCAGTGTCTGAAGAGAAACACTCCAACACTGTTTaacttttcctcctcctcctcctcctcctcctcctcctcctcctcctccttctcttcctcctcctcttttctcgGTTCATCATTAAACTCTGTCTGATCTTCACCTGTAGCCTACAACCTGTCTGTCCAAACTGTGTTCAAATTCACAaaactttattaaaatattacgACTTTACACCAGAGATCTTTTCCCTTACAGCCTCtcacatttgtgtgtgagtTTGGTCTTAATTATACAGATAATATCACACAGATgatctttaaagtgctcatattatgctcattttcaggttcataattgtatttagcgGTTATATTGGAATAGGTTTATgcggtttaattttcaaaaaacaccatatttttttgttgtactgcacattgctgcagctcctcttttcaccctgtgtgttgagctctctgttttagttacagagtgagacatctcacttctgttccatcttttttgggagtcgcacatgcgcagtagctaggtaagcactaccagccaatcagaagcagagtatgagggcgtgccacgctagcagctaggcgagcattataacgtgtgttacaaagtgacacgtttgtctctgaagtaaaggctggactacaatagagctgtttggagcagtttgtgaacagtgttttctgtgggAGATgcatggtaagtccctttggggtggactttgggctttttcactttgtaaacctataacgtgtacaaaatatatataacacaataaaggaaagggaaaaagcccaaaagcataatatgagcaattTAAATAAATAGCTCCTTTCAGCACATTCCTCAGTTTTAATGGAGAGAAGAGAAATAAACCATGAGCAGTTTGACCTTTCACGGTTGAAAAGAGGTTTTACTCTGTAAtttatctctctatctctctctttctttctttctttctttctttctttctttctttctttctttctttctctctctctctctctttctctctcatagGATTACAATGTCTCTCGCCTTGCTATCCTTCCTCTTCACTTCCTGTTCACGCTGACTCTGAGATCCTGAATAAACCTGGTTTCCTGTCGGTCTGGAGGTTTTCTGACTCTGATTCTGACTTTGGTTCCCCCTAAACTGTTTTCTGGTATTTTGTGGATACaaatatttctaaagaatgtACACATACCCTTTGCTGTGACTTCCTGTAGACGATGAGTTTACAATATTGTCTTAAATTAATACAAAGCGgaagattttattttaatttacagtGACAGCactaaaaataaaaccagagCTAACCCTGTTGGGAAATGTGGATAACTGTCCACATTTTTACAAACCAAACACTTTATTATGGGATGTTTACCATAGAATAGCTCATTTTTGGCCATTGAAAAGCAGGCTTCAAACAAAATGACTTCTCAGAGTGTCTCTAAGTACAAACAAACTCTGAACAAGGCATTTTCATGCGACCAAAATTTTacaattaactttgatgaagtgaaaacacacagtgaaagGGTCAGAGTTCTATTaagaaaacacagacaacaccCATTGGTTGATTGGTTGATCCAACATCCTGTCGGGAAGTTTTCTTAATTTTTCTGTCTGAGTTTGGGTGAAGTTACATTCCGTCATTCTACTGTTGTTTTTaccttcctgtctctctctatctgtctttctctatctgtctctcttaaTCTGTTTCTCCCTGTCTATCTGTCCATCAGTCCCCATCATTAAGGTCCCCCCTCACAGCCAGGTGAATGGGACAGGCAGCAGTCTGGTCTTCCTCTGTGAGGTCTTTGCGTTCCCGATGGCTCTGGTCGAGTGGAGGAAGGAGGGCCAAGACGTCGTCCTGCCCGGAGACGACCCCCACATCTCAGTCCAGGTAAGCAGCACAGacgccagccaatcagaacacTTTAACACCACCTTCAGTCTGACTACCCGTCTGTCTCGCCATCCTCAGTCTCGGGGCGGTCCTCTGAAATTTGAGCTCTCCAGTTGGCTGCAGATTGAGGGGGCGGGGCCAGAGGACTCAGGAACCTATCGCTGTGTTGCTCGTAACAACATGGGGTCTGTGTCGGCCTCTGCTGTACTGGGAGTACTGGGAGCAGGTGAGACAGACTGGAGCTGTGTTTCAGAGAGTAGCCTCAtagacatatattttttttcacaatttttgtCAAGAGAATtaacacctgtctgtctctctgtcagcgGAGCTGTCGTCCTACCTGGCCAATAGTGTGTCAGAGATGAAGCAGCTGATGGACGCCACAGACTACGACCAGGATTTTTACTGACCAATGTTGTGGTGTCACTTCCTGCAACTATTTGGCTTCCCTTCAGCAAAGACAGTAAACGCATCATCGCACACACTGGTGGACACATGAGATGCTCTGACAGGACAGATAAACAGATGCAGATTCTGCTTCAGGCCAGTTTGTTTCCAGCAATATAttaaacatattaaaatgtggatcattatattattattattattattattattgttattattattattatctcagTGTATCCCAACATTACTCCTATGTCACAGCGGGTGGTGACACGGAGGCTCAGCATGTTGAACGTGTTGTTGATGTTGCAGGGTCGAGCCCGAGTCTCCTGTCGGCTCCGTCACTGTGAAACCAACTTTATcccataaataaatgtaaaaaaaaaaaaaaattaacaaactagtgtttgtgtttctgctctgtgctgctgcatCACTGACCATCAAATACATGGAATAAATCACACTATGCAGATTAGAAACCCGACAGGAAGTTAAACCTCCTCTGAGAGCACCAGCAGTGatgaaatactgtatgtctgagGAAACTGAACCAACATGTGGTGAATCTATTAACCAGCAGAAACTTTGTTTTCCAACAACTCAACCCTTTGTTGCCCTCTGATATCGTCCGGAGTTGAAATTCTTTCTCACAGCTTTTCTTTGACAGACTTTTACCTGTCATCCTAAATTGCTTCAAATCCAGTTCACACATCACATACTATGTCAATAATACATACTGATAATAAGTTCCCCAGGCCCTGCTGTCGGCCTGAAAAATgtttgacaagaaaaaaaagtttgtgcaACAATAATGTAATTTCTTAGCACGTACTGTATGTTTCTATCCAACTACTGTTACACCTCACAGGAAACTCTTTTACACATATTTACAGTTTTCTTTCTGCTGTTTCCACTCAGGTTTTTAAAGGAGCAAACACAATCATTTGCTGTAGGTTCAGCTGTCCACAAACTTATGTCCATACAGCATATTTGTTATTTTCTGAACAAACGGCAGAACTTTGTCTTTACAGACAAAACTTTTTCCAACCAgaatgaaaaacatattttaccaTGAAAAGATTCAAATCAATAACAGACACCCCGTTTATatataaattgtgtgtgtgtatgtgtgtgtgtgtgtgtgtgtgtgtgtgtgtgtgtgtgtgtgtgtgtgtgtgtgtgtgtgtgcgtgcatgcatacgtgcgtgcgtgagtgagAGACTGGAAACAATTTTTGCTGTACAGACCATGTATGTATAATATGGTACAGGCAGTGAGAAAGCAGATCAGATAACTTTTGTATAAAAGCTGTTTATCAGTTTATCTCcaccatatctgtgtgtgtttgctaaaatcctgactgaaaaCATATCAGTGGAGCCATAACCTCTCCATTGTGCGttggtgtttttattgttttttctgGGGAAAGcaattttttaaaaaaagggaaaaataaaCACTTAGAATAAAACGGTGATTCATATTTTAGTTTCTCTGTGGTCTCAGACCAAATATTCTCTGCAATGAATCGTAAAGTATTGACGGTATATTTTTGCACATGCAGTAGGAGGGCACATTCATATATTGCATTCATATAGTGtacacatttaatttaattctttTAATTCCAGGCTTTTTGAGAGCCCTGGCCATGTTTGGTTCTGAGTTCCACTGTTCTCCACTGCATGTGTATAGCTCACAAAACTGGGGTGTACTGTTGAGACCATGTTGTTTTAATGACTCTGTTCACGTATGCACAGACCCTGTCAATGTCTGCAGGACATTATGTTTGCAGAAAACAGCTGAAAGACGCTCCTGCATGTTAGTGTGTTCCTGTTCCACCAACAATTCTGCAGCTTCTCTGTCTGCTTAGTGAATCCAGGAAATACCAGCAGATTCACTGCACCCTGAAATAACTTCCAGACCtcaccagccaatcagagttcTCCCCTGGagcctgaaaacacacaatcaTCCGAAATCCACTCAATAGTAAACAAGTGAGAACTagatttatttcattatttacacATCTGTGAAGTGATAGTGTAGCTGCAAAACTACTACAAAGAGCTGTCACTGTAATAGAGTATGTACTAATAGAGATAGTGAAAATGTATGgtgtttaaataatttaaatgtgaaaacagtgcaataaaaataaatattgtggAACATGTAAAATACAAATAGGCCTAGAAGGTAATCTATATATAACACGTGTGTATATACGTACATGCGTTATAATTATAAACTGAGGTGTATAAATGTAGAATTGCTTTTCCAATAGCAGATTTGTTGTTTCTGGTtgaaattaaaggtcccatggcgtgaaaatgtcactttatgaggttattttaacattaatatgagttcccccagcctgcctatggtcccccagtggctagaaatggtgataggtgtaaaccgagccctgggtatcctgctctgcctttgcgaaaatgaaagctcagatgggccgatctggaatctactccttatgaggtcataaggagcaagttacctcccctttctctgctttgcccacccagagaatttggcccacccatgagagagagacatcatggctttcaaatgagcaaagtggcagttggtcaaggccacacccccaccttccaTCTTgcctcattgtgggactggctctagtggctgtaattctgcaccaaggctgaatttcgggaaagagacttcagatacagtattaggggaccactaaggtctatataaaagagacttcagatacagtattaggggaccactaaggtctatataaaagagacttcagatacagtattaggggaccactaaggtctatataaaagagacttcagatacagtattaggggaccactaaggtctatataaaagagacttcagatacagtattaggggaccactaaggcacatataaaagcatccaaagagcaccatgtcatgggacctttaagaagctGCTGTTCTTCAGATGGCCGCAGTCTTCCTCcctgccagcagggggcgacagaGCAGCTCCGAGACAAACAGTGAATAAGTctgtgtttacatgtagccgaGCTAGCTTTAGCTTCTGCTGAGCGGTACGTTCAACTAAATTCAactacaattaaattaaatatacgTATTTACTCTGATAAGAGCTCTTCCTTTAATCTCTGCCAAACAACCGAGGGACATGAAAGACTAAAGCCAGGCTCTGTTTGGTGGTCGAAGCCGCTTTATCCCGTTAACGTTAGCCAAACCACGGACGGTGCGATATTTCTTTTAGAAATCGGCGAATTTAAAGTTTGTCTGCTTATCAACTGAGTACAGTCCCTTATAATAATTAGGTTAAGACATGTTACTAATTAACAGTGGACAGGTGTATATTCGGCTTACATACTAAGCACCAGTCACTTTTTATTCATTATACTTTTGTGTTTACGTAAGaattaagacatttttaggaTTTTGGCAGAGGATCAATGACGATGTCTGcctatacattttatttttcaacgtAGTTCTTTGTAAACGAAACGAAATCTTAATTAAGCTGTTGAGTACTATTCTATCAGCGCAGGTCAGTGTtggtgcagagaaattaaagGTCAACTGGTTTTCAACATGGTCAAACAGCAGCGGAGAACAGACAGGTAAGGACTGGTTACAATGGCTGGCTATTGGTTATTATGGTTTGCTGCTTACTGGTTTCTGCTGTAATCACATTGGTAGAAGGTGCAGCTTTGAGTCACACAGTGGTATTAATACTTTACTACCACCTCCTGACTTTTTAGAGAGAAAACAATTGagtaattgagaaaataattgtcaGACAATGAAAGTTCCTTTGAGTTTTCAGATGCAGCTAATTCTCTTGTGATCAGCTGTAGTCACTGGTTTCACTGATTTGTCTTCATGTTCTCCCCTCAGGTGTTTTGTACCTGCTGCAGGGAACAGTGTGACGTGGGTTTGTTTTCCTGTTGGCCCCGTACACAGGAGACACCTTCAGCAGGTAGACAGCAACAATCCCCACAGCTCCATCACcacagaagaagagagaggagacccAGGAGGACCTGACGAAGGTTcaggagagacaaagagggcGAGACTGG contains:
- the kazald3 gene encoding kazal-type serine peptidase inhibitor domain 3 encodes the protein MPGMRGLVLLLYLHTCRAFPNKLPDLSTETPGQFTDPLLDYERLDEELGGGGGRNGTGGAAGCGLCEPDLCPETRGCRSGLVQDSCGCCKECGNLEGQACDPGDRSVFYGLCGTGLRCQADPLPAGGGGGEEEDDVEEVCVCEEQEAVCGTDGVTYMNLCQFREAAFSKPGLKTRGRGPCKTVPIIKVPPHSQVNGTGSSLVFLCEVFAFPMALVEWRKEGQDVVLPGDDPHISVQSRGGPLKFELSSWLQIEGAGPEDSGTYRCVARNNMGSVSASAVLGVLGAAELSSYLANSVSEMKQLMDATDYDQDFY